One Helicobacter cetorum MIT 00-7128 DNA window includes the following coding sequences:
- a CDS encoding outer membrane beta-barrel protein, with the protein MKFCNIFLKQQQALGGGRIMRPLLLIPLVFLTDLRAEESSWYVGGSFLIGQGEQKRTITTLEPPSSPIIPPQIAPQPQPQPAPQPQEPSQKPSPKPPQKPEPEKPSQPQPQPPNPEPSQPNPDAQKEQQIKEQYTKAVEKYRDDKNNALENAQKQPNWEKYQKYCEGQVKKGQKLYDCYSVQGPNYQQDEQVYNRLFNSEQDPSSALPSCPLVQSSTPISPNYSNDALANYNCYFNWPKNNPGPIIPTALPDGVPTGLATLFSYFHRFLANVPNKANTSQNSQNPTAITTTTKQTSVHYGGSVALGYKYFFKPRFGLRGYINLEYLYTNTYFSSSNILYGGGADFLANIIDNNDKKSMVFGVFAGVNVAGNTSITQIKNHNVSNTKFDAFLHTGLRFVFNGMHEFNLGVRVPFIKNPSVSLKTKDKTYEVQNDMFYSLFVSYYYLF; encoded by the coding sequence ATTTTGTAACATTTTCTTAAAGCAACAACAAGCTTTGGGGGGGGGGCGCATTATGAGACCCTTACTCCTTATCCCCCTAGTTTTTTTGACTGATTTAAGAGCTGAAGAGAGTTCGTGGTATGTTGGGGGTAGTTTTTTAATCGGTCAAGGCGAACAAAAGCGCACTATCACAACCCTAGAACCCCCTAGTAGTCCTATAATACCCCCTCAAATAGCCCCACAGCCTCAACCACAGCCAGCCCCACAACCACAAGAGCCAAGCCAAAAGCCTAGCCCTAAGCCTCCTCAAAAACCTGAACCAGAAAAACCAAGCCAACCACAACCACAACCACCAAACCCTGAGCCAAGCCAACCAAACCCTGATGCCCAAAAAGAACAACAAATAAAAGAACAATATACGAAAGCGGTTGAAAAATATAGAGATGATAAAAATAATGCTTTAGAAAACGCACAAAAACAACCGAATTGGGAGAAGTATCAAAAATATTGTGAGGGACAAGTAAAAAAAGGTCAAAAATTATATGATTGCTATTCTGTTCAAGGTCCTAACTATCAACAAGATGAACAAGTATATAATAGACTTTTTAATTCCGAGCAAGACCCAAGTAGTGCGTTGCCTAGCTGTCCGCTCGTTCAATCTAGCACGCCTATTTCACCAAATTATAGTAACGATGCTTTAGCGAACTATAATTGTTATTTTAATTGGCCTAAGAATAATCCCGGTCCGATTATCCCCACTGCTTTACCCGACGGCGTTCCCACCGGTCTTGCTACGCTTTTTAGTTATTTTCATAGATTTTTAGCGAATGTTCCTAATAAAGCTAACACTTCTCAAAACTCTCAAAATCCTACAGCTATTACCACAACTACCAAACAAACAAGCGTGCATTATGGAGGGAGTGTAGCGCTAGGGTATAAATATTTCTTTAAGCCTAGATTTGGTTTAAGGGGGTATATCAATCTTGAATATCTCTATACCAATACTTATTTTTCTAGCTCTAACATTCTTTATGGGGGTGGGGCGGACTTCTTGGCTAATATTATAGATAATAATGACAAGAAAAGCATGGTTTTTGGTGTGTTTGCGGGGGTGAATGTTGCCGGAAACACTTCTATCACACAAATTAAAAACCATAATGTAAGCAACACGAAATTTGACGCCTTTTTGCATACGGGACTTAGATTTGTCTTCAATGGTATGCATGAATTTAATTTAGGTGTGCGTGTGCCATTTATCAAAAATCCTAGCGTGTCTTTAAAGACTAAAGATAAGACTTATGAAGTGCAAAATGACATGTTCTATAGTCTTTTTGTAAGCTATTATTATTTATTCTAG
- a CDS encoding 7-carboxy-7-deazaguanine synthase QueE — protein MKLPVVESFFSLQGEGKRIGRPSLFLRLGGCNLSCKGFDCKTPLNDEILIGCDSLYAVHSKFKDFWDYYSRPKALIRHLESLAPNYNNFDFILTGGEPSLHFNNPTLLSVLEYFHQKEIPLFVESNGSIFFEFSPILKELHFTLSVKLSLSLEKENKRINLKALQNILDNAKSVNFKFVLDSINATQSIMEIQNLLKQLSLNNNEVFLMPLGTTKNELDKNLKALAPLALENGYSLSDRLHIRLWDNQKGF, from the coding sequence ATGAAACTTCCGGTAGTTGAGAGCTTTTTTTCTCTCCAAGGCGAGGGCAAAAGGATAGGCAGACCAAGCCTATTTTTACGCTTAGGGGGGTGTAATCTCTCTTGTAAGGGCTTTGATTGTAAAACCCCATTAAATGATGAAATTCTAATTGGTTGTGATAGTTTGTATGCGGTGCATTCTAAGTTTAAAGATTTTTGGGATTATTATAGTAGGCCTAAAGCCTTAATCAGGCACTTAGAAAGTCTAGCTCCTAATTACAACAATTTTGATTTCATTCTTACAGGCGGAGAGCCAAGCTTGCATTTTAATAATCCTACTTTATTGAGCGTTTTGGAGTATTTTCATCAAAAAGAGATTCCTTTATTTGTAGAAAGTAACGGCTCTATCTTTTTTGAATTTAGCCCTATCTTAAAAGAATTGCATTTTACCCTAAGCGTAAAACTCTCTCTTTCTTTAGAGAAAGAAAACAAACGCATTAATCTTAAAGCCTTACAGAACATCTTAGATAATGCTAAAAGCGTGAATTTTAAATTTGTCTTAGATAGCATTAATGCTACTCAATCAATTATGGAAATTCAAAACCTTTTAAAGCAACTTAGCTTAAACAATAATGAAGTCTTTTTAATGCCCTTAGGCACAACTAAAAATGAACTAGATAAAAATCTAAAAGCCCTAGCCCCCCTAGCCCTAGAAAATGGCTATAGTCTTAGTGATAGACTACACATTCGCTTATGGGATAATCAAAAAGGCTTTTAA